From the genome of Nicotiana tabacum cultivar K326 chromosome 17, ASM71507v2, whole genome shotgun sequence:
TATACTTCACGTCATGTCACCGTGGGATGCAAAAAGATGCAGGCCCATCTGCCTTTTTATATGGTCTGGTATCAACCTGTTTACGAGGTCTGCAGAGGCACCAGACAACTGAAACCAGGAAAATATAGTTGGATAAGCAATGGAGTAAACTTAAAATAGGTAAGTACAGAATGCGTAGACAACTGAAACCAGGAAAATATAGTTGGATAAGCAATGGAGTAAACTTAAAATAGGTAAGTACAGAATGCGTAGACAACGATTTTAGTATAGTTATATAATATTAATGCCCTTCAGCTGGGATCGGGAAGAATGAAGCACGAATGGTGTAATCTTTCAATTTTAAGAATAAACATGTGAAAGCTGTACCTCCTGCTTAAAATTGAAGAGAGGAGGCAATGGGCGACCATTGGGAAGCCGTGCATTTGGTTCACGAAGCTCATCAAAGAAAGGATGAGCACATGCTTCAAGCTGCAAAATGAGAAGCATATTAATTTATGAGATTTAGGAATTCATTGTTCAATAAACAAAGAGGAACCATATGTGACTGGGAGCACTGGTAACAGGGCAGTAAACCTTATAAAAAACAGGTCAGTAAGAAGCAGCACGAGGAGATGTGGGAGCATAAAAAGGACCACAGAAATGGCCACCCCAAATGGAGACATGTCAATTGTGCTACATATGAATTGTTGCATTAATGGATGACAATCACATcaggaaaaaaaaactaaattgcACTTACTGCGGTGCAACGTAGACTTGGTGAGTATTGCAGAAGCCGAGAAGCAAGGTCAATTGCTTCAGGAGGCATCCGTTTGTGGAAAACCTGAGACCAGGCACAACATAGTAAGTTAGCAGCAGACAGATAGATAGATATAAAAGAGCAAAGAAACAGCAAAAGGATTTATTTGCACTTTTGCCATTAACGTGGTTTTGCAAGAATAAAATAATCATCCGGATGGGGATTGGGAGTTCAAATCCCCTTAAAAGCCAAACTCACTCAGTTGTGATATTGAATATTTATTACTTTTCAAAGATTTACTTGTGATTTCCAGATTTTGTTTCCTTAGTATTCAATGGATATGCTGATTAGCAGAATGAGTACTCTTTAGGGAAGCCAATCTGATGTTATAGCTGCTTCAGCACAAACTCATTAATCAAGACTAAAATCCTAGTAACTTATTTCTACACAAATTATAACCAAACTCAAGAAATACCTTGAGTCCGGTTTTCATAGGTATAAATCTTTAAAACTCTTTGACCTCTCAATTAGTAGATAAGCAGATTCTTCTAAGGATTAAAGACTTGAGATTCTTAGCTTTTGAACCAAAAATGGTTAGGGAGTAATGATTAatgaaaaaactagaaatccaTGCTTGAACATGTAATACGGATTCGACAAGAGGATACCAAATAAATTTCAATTAATAGAAACTAAAGCCTAACCTCGAAGTATCTAAATGATTAAATTTCACAAATTCCATCAACAAGCCAGCACCTATGTTCTTTTGGAGAATGCTTAAACAAACTGGACGCTCCAAagacagtttttttttttgggccaaTTATCAGTTAAAACAAAAAGGGCACCCTTGACAACTTGCTTAAGTTTCAGTACAAATTCGGCAGGAATGAGCTATGCTTCAAACAACAAACTGTTGCTCCACTAGGTAAGACTTGAATCAAGTGAAAGCATACCTTATGCCAAGGGTGTGCTTTGATTTGTGGAAACCTGAAATCAGTATAGTTCGGATTCATACAGCGAATTTCCTCCCTTGTCGGTGTTCCAAGTACCTGTAAGAAGAAGCAAATGAAACCACATTCCGCTACAACATCTGCATCAATTTACAGGAATTAATTACACGGCACCTTGATTATCTCAACAAGCTGGTCCACAGCATTTTCTCCGGGGAACAATGGCTGCAAAAAGATAATTGCAAAAATTGGTATAGAAATTGGAATAGTGCACCATATGAGACTGAAGAGATTCCACGGACTAGATCTAAGCAATAGAAGTCTAAATAACTACAAACCTGGCCCAGAAGAAGCTCAGCAAGGACACAGCCAGCTGACCAGATATCAATTGAAGTAGTAtactctgttgcaccaaatatgaGTTCAGGAGCCCGATAAAACCGGGAGCAGATGTATGAGATGTTGGCTTCTCCTTTAACCTGAAAAATATTGTACTTCCGTAAATACACAAACCAACCACAGCCTCAAAATCGAGTAATTCTCAGCAGGGGCATATCCAGTGTATAGGCTATGGGTTCATCTGATCTGAGTCCATAGCTTTCACTCATACGCTATTTTTTTTGcctaaaaattattaaatatatacaaataataatttttgaaccCATTAAAATAGATGGAATGTGGTAAAATTGTGAAtctaaacccataaaatttaaatcctggatccgcctctgaataTCACAGAAAGTCGAGGAGCTCTCTGAAAAGATGCAGTCTATGCCACAAGCTTCAAAAGCTAATTAAAAGCAATGAATTCAAACAGTCAGTGAGAACCTAGCTAATGCTGTGTTTTGAGCTACTGAAAAGGTGAAAGCCATCAAAGGTATTTCTGGACAGGAATATAAACTTCCTCATGTGATTATAGCCCCCATTCTACCCCTCCAAAGAAAAAAAACCACTTTCTTAAGTCAAAATTATTATCAACCAAATTTGAATTAACAGTGTGGTCCTTTCACCAAGACAAGGGACAAATCCATACATCTTTAGTAAGAAAATGAGAATAGCTACAGAATTAAACTCTTACAATTTATACTTACCAGCACTTTTGCGCTTCCAAAATCACAGATCTTTACTTGGTGAGTAAGAGGGTCTACCTGTGAAAGCAAACAATGAAATAAGGAGATGAATGGGCCATAATTTGCTAGACAAATTTAGCAGCTATGCATTACCAAAACATTCTGAGGCTTCAAGTCCCTATGGCATACGCCAGCAACAGTATGCATGTAAGCCAGCCCTCTAAATACCTGAACACGTATAAATCTTAGTATGGCTCAAAACTGAGGTACCACTTAGTATTGCTCAAAACTTAGGAAACAAAAGTACCACTCGGGAAAGAACTTCACTCACTTGATATGTGTAAAGCTTAACATAGATGAGCGGCATTCTCTGATTCATATTGCTATAATGCTTTAGCACTCTATACATAGTTTCTGGAACATATTCCATGACTAAATTGAGAAAAAGTTCATCTTTGCTTGTAGTTGAATAGAAGCAATGCTTTAGGCAAACAACATTTGGGTGATCCAAAGTGCGCATTAGCTGCAGCTCACGATTCTTGTATCTACGGTCTTGCAGAACCTTCTTTATAGCCACAGTCTCCCCATTTTCCAGGCATTTTGCCTTCACAAGAAAAGCATCATTCAAacaaaaagtaaattaaaaagaataagaaaaaaaggATTAACAAAACAAGAAGATACAGTTAAAACTAGAAGATACATATTCACTTACCTGAAAGACAATTCCAAATGATCCAGTCCCCACAACACGTTCAGCCATGTAACTGACTGTCTGCTCCAAATTATAACAGAAGGCAAACAGATTTTCAATTTCGCGTAAGAAATCAGGTTACAAATGCTCATGATTGGATATGAGAAATGCAAaaatggaattaaaaaataaaagggtAAATTATACGCATCCATCATTTACATAGTGTGTGATGGgagaattattttgacaatttttctAATTAAGAAGCATTACATATCAAAAAGACACGAACTATGTCTAACTAATAAATTATGATTCTGATAAAGACATCTCCTCTACCTGCTTTGGCTCGCCATTCTTGCCCCCAATGGTTGTGGAAATTATATGACCAGTGACTGCATCATTCCCATCCATAACAGGAGCAGACATCTCCTACATTACACATCAAAGATAGATCTCAGGCCAGCATTTTCAATAACTAAGACACAATATATTAAACAAAAAAAGGTAGACTACAACCCACCGAAACTCTATCCTGGGGgcaaaaagaagcaaaaaaactTAGTACTATCATTCAGAAGCACTATCAAAAAATGCTTGGCAACTGTTAACAGACATTCTTTTGACTAGATATATTTTGTAAGATCAAAACTCAAGTATCTGATAAGGAAAAAAGACATAAACTAAGTGAAATTGGAAGGCTCGATCAAATACCTAATAGCAACAGATCTATAGAAAGCTAAAATCAGATCTATACCAACAAGAACAATAACAACTACTACATCTCAGTCCCAAGCAAATTGGAGTCGGCTATATGAACCATGTTACTCCATATAAACTCACCTAAGATCAGATCTATACCAACACATCCAAATAGATCAAAGGCATTTACTATCACAGAAAAATTCTCCAAAAGCAAAATTTCCATCAGGATAAAATAAAAGAACAAGACCAGATCCTGAACAAATAAAGCATCCTGAAcatgaaaaatcaaatatttgCAACTGAGACTAAAATGGTCCAAATTATTAATTTTAAGGTTCAGGGATACTAGACAAAAGATTTCATTTATTTCAGAATAAGATGAGCAAGGGCATGCAACAGGGAACCATTATCTTCCTTTTAAAATCCTAGAACCTTTCTCAAGTAGAAACCAAAACTAAACCCAGATTTGcactcaataataaataaataaaaaggaaaaagaattgcATAGTACTACTACCTGAACTCAGATTGGCTAAAAAGAAAAGATCTTCACATAATACACACTGATTTCCAAGAATCAAGAAATCTCCAATAATGCACAGTATTGTTTCCCAAAATGAAAAAAGCTGTAACAAGTAAAGAAATAAACTTTTTCTGTAAACAAGAAAAACCCACAAAGCAAAATCCATACCTTATCATCAGCCATAATTTCTCAAgctcaaattcaaagaaaaattagaagaggaaaaagaagaaaaagaatttttctttagttttttctGCTTTGTTTAAGGTTCAAACATCATAATTGTCGGttagaggagagagagagagaggaccCATATGTAAAACAGCCATGTGAATCCAGCTattccttttcttcttcatttttatttCTGTCTCTCTCCTATTTTTTGTCTTTGAGAATTTTGGTTTTAGCCCCTTGAGTTCTAAGTAATTGCGAATTTTCTCAATTAATTTGTGAAATTTTAGAGAAGAAAAAGATTAGTGGGGTCATTGGAGGTGGACTGGAAGCCGAATTTGACTCGCAAAACTAGATCCCGACACTCTAATGTTCAGCCTAATGGCCTACTCCTCAAATACTCACTttactttttctttattctaCTACAGCCCTACTTCTCTTTGTTTTATGGTTCATTTCTTTGTACTTAATGGATATTTGAgttattcatataaaaatatttaatttttcttttatgaTTATTTATTTACATTTAATATGTCTGATTCACTTAAATcttgtataaaaaaaattaattatcaaAACCTAGTTTACTTAAAGTTTCCAGTGAACCATGACACAATTATGATGTTATActctatatttttgtacgtgaaagtacgtcgtaagtcaattgatgtaagcttgaaaatgagagcctctttgaaagtatataaagtgatttaatgatgttacgtcccattttcgcaagcctttaagagttatcattCGGGGACAAATATTTCTACGGGGACATATTATTACACCTCGTACTTCAGACGTCACCATCATTATAGGATTAcctaatgtaagctcaaaaaggacgaaatccttctacaaggataagaaaggtttaccgaagtcttaagtaagttgAGATGAATATGAGACGTGTTAATCAtattttaaatgagtttaaagtcatcatatgactatatatgatgtttggatatgaaatataaagtttgggaaaaatcggattaaagttgcggaaaaatcgactaaggatttgccttgcaacggagctttttgagcaataaattttgtgtgctatatgggATCTTTTTTtgaacatattatataccaaattgaaggtcttggaatgtagtttccaacgctcttaaTCGTTCGTTCATACGATGTCCGGATAAAAGGATATAAGCGTCTGAAGAAGGGTCAATGcgagggtgccaagtagcaccttttttacctttaaaaaaaaagatatttacaTCCTTTATCTTGTCTCTTTCTCCATTTTTCCAGAGAGCACGGccaaataacacccctaaccttacccttaagctctctacaagggcttcaaacaagattatcatcccgggcacgaaattaagaagcgataacattaaaacgatccctatgacgtaagtatcgcttactttctgtatttaagcttttaaatatcaagaaaggttgataaattcgtctcctaatagttagaactcacgggacggtgatcggaagccatgagttcgagttatttgacttgtagtggactgttttatgGGATGTTTCGTATTGCTTTTGGGCTGTCTATTTTGCTACTGTTTAATGAAGTTTTGGAGGATaaatggtgtggagaaacaccacataatggcgaAATGGTTGATTAGTCATTCTTTGTAATATTTTTGGGGTGTTTGACGCTACTATAATTATCGTTTTGGGTATGAagtgattggggtgtgttgggttgTTGTAAGCTATATATAACATGGATCTCGACTCGACACTATAAgaggtaattatattgtgttctttCATGTGCTTAAgattatcttgatgttgattaagttaaatggatggactagacatgaactagtgaataaagttgctaattgaggatagttggagttgtggattattttctttgttataaatatatggtataaggctggaatcattgatgaatgacttcattatcttGTTAATTATACTAGTAAgttaaagtaagaagtctataaggggtgatatggggtatacgaATTCCAATTGGGCTTGtagctcgtcgtgaagtagttgtgacttattgttgttatatggtgtcttgttattgataattatatattgtTGGATTTCtatggtcattgttgttggtatatgttattggaggaggctcttgttacaggggagatgctgcccaaatttacataaacgagctactagtttaagttgcggacttagcctttactcaacactgattttgaatctccttatgctatggtagattgagttgagttgtttgaagaattgcttggaaggtattaaggactcaatggagttaaggtatgttaaggatatcccttcttttcttttggcacgaTGCATATGATACGacgaaacgagcaagcacacaactttcacaaatgattctattcctagaagtactagggttgcctatgtttttaattccccatatgtcctgctatcatatcatttgttcatgggtatcatgatattccgagagatcttactgacttacttcattatgcattgcattcatttatacatgtatattgacccatgaccagatgacgttatatacgtgtatattatatgtatatgggatatgggaaaaggttatggcgttatatacgcaccaccacctgattagctagtatacgttgatgacttcgccacagtggctgagatgatatgatagaatgccctcagaggcttgatgatgttatgtacaatATACTTacgcatggtatggcatttatacgcacatgcatgatattataaacttttcatgattcacagagttattcagaattacaggttgagttctttactccatgtttctttcatgtcttttatatactattgtcatgctttacatactcgatactttatttgtattgacgtcccttttgcttggggacgctgcttttcatgcccgcaggtcttgatagacaggttgagagtcctcctagttggctatcagctcagtggaaggtgttggtgcactccacttgctccggagttgcctatctggtcagtatgatttggacaagTATGGCGGGGCCATATCTCaaactttatgatatttatgtactcatagaggcttgtagatatatgtcatatatatggatacttgtatggccttgttggcctatgttttgagtatacaaatgatcatgtcggccttataggcccgtatgtcgcaTGCGTAagcttctatatcatgttgggtcatcccatgtccagtattctcttatgtttaattctacttatctcatgacGGCATTTCCCGTTCAtatacccatgatagtatgataagaaggatacgttacgttggtactcggttgagttaggcactgggtgcccgtcgcggacctgcggtttgggtcgtgacaaaagtagtatcagagcagttctatactaaggagtctacaagccgtgtctagtagagtcttgtttatgagtgtgttgtgtaccacacttataagcaggaggctacagtgtatttaggattgtcactctttcttcttactctatatCGTCTGGTAGAGCtgagttgtaagaattcaaactcctaaattttattttattcgtaatataatgatacctatatccagaaagacaattggtaagagattgaatgtggctgtggaagagttgagtcagaggaactcgattttgcatcatgcttatgatgagtaaatgtgaggtgttcagcagatcatgtgtgtactaagatgtgtaagcttcttgataaggagccctaaggcaagaatacctatccacctATATGGTAAAAAGAAATAAGTGAATCAAAAGGTAGAtaaaagtttcaacaagtaaaagaagcaagatgaagaagggcacgaggtacccagttagtaaaGATTagcagtatttacaattcaggtagagaaatataagcattctgcgttaatttcaacaataacaaagatatatacaattgaccaCAGTTTTCTCAATTATGCCccatgggagctaacagatatagtttaagagaaggatgagaTATCAGGATTcaactggggttagagtaacccaaaattgtggatggattgttatcattaactaacaTTTCCAAAAGATATTGCAAatatggtaatagttctccttgtgagacacccggatggtgaactctagagtagtacagtcagatatgaacactaaaatattcagaaattttaAAAGATAGGCAGtgaaatcctagaagggataaatatttaccttagtatgactcccatCTCTAGAAAAAAAAGTAGAGATAATGTTAGGcgtcccgaagagccagtgagataaAGCAAGGGGAGCTATAAGTGAAAGAaagttttgttgaagttttcagaataaagtgatagacaaaaatattatccagagaataagaagagagtaaatgaagtatcatgagtaagatatgatatatTGGTGATAagggtaaatcaaaatatgacacgatgacggagtctatagtcaagtgaaagaaaagacaagaggtgacaggccttgagaaaataaaagagtataagccataaagtcatgtccccatttcgagaaatgagctGGTGACTCATAcatgattaccaaaaggaaacgttagaccccggagtaatagaaattaatatgagttggtgaacaagataaaatgaatatgaattagggaccgaatgATTTGACAATAGctggcatcatgagaattttagatatCACGTtacggcgataatagaatggacaacagaagaataacctttaaaagtcattcaggaagacgcatCCCTAAAGCGCTCAtagtgagcaaagttaagcttaagggactaagtgtgccaattacactaggtgtcaccctcgtgcgtaagaactttagttatccttggtacataagggtTGCCGCAAGGCGGGTAAGAGGTCAGtaaagatgtgaaaagatgccaaagattaagaggtaactatggaatagtaaagaaagaatatggtaaaaaggtgaaaaaaatgagattgtatttatttagatcctacagatatgatacgactccagaacattatgtaggCAATACGccagggagaggcagtaagggtttcACACCAGATGATACTGATAAATAAGTGGGAATGAACACtcgatacataaggagccagtacgagaggtaagttaagacaaaggacataacccaagaggggttacgcagaatataaatatgagaatggaccaacgagtagtctaTAGtggattcaggaagagtctagttatggctagataagagattacaaataaatcaacagatcgtgcaagataaatatagtgaaccccaacatagggaatccagtctcgcaaatacgagatcgcaattgttgaaaaaatttcaaattggagttggggtagttaaaggtactgtataagtgttctagaaataaaagagagtgtcactGGGGAGACattcaaaatttcagttcagaagcaaccctacgagcataatatgtaactaaggataattataggcgagtaagaatatcaAAGATTCCTTCAGGTATGCGATGTAATAAGCGCGTAGCTTTACATGAGTCAGATGGTCTCCACTATGTACTACcttgaaagactagctgagaaaataaggaataagtcttcaacctaagcatagtgataTAAAGAAGAAATAGTCTTGTAACAATAGTCTTACtataatattgtatacactccataagaaagtggcactgatcacgcccaactatgccttataaaaaggactaagaggtcgttgcaaatataattcggtttacaagtccggagtcgaatctcacaTGGAAATAACGTGTTAATTACAACTAATAGTTTTGcacgaattcaagtaatcaaccttcagaaatattataaaataatttgagAGCTTACTAACTAAGTTCAAAGTAATTAAAAATGCAGTAATTTATAACTAACAAGGCAAATATTGTAGACAAGATTTGGAAATTCCAAggttatgattttccctattgtcggaatcttttccgCTACGTCTCTTATAAATtcgcctaaatattttttatCGATCGTGAGTACTTTAAGTGTCGTAGCTCTCTCTCAAGTAACTACTACAATTTACTAGACTTATTCTCTTGAACTACGCTAGCTGACACTAATTTaccgctcactacgatcgcaccaaggcttcgttatctctaatcccgcctttaaaccctctgtatcGATCTCTCAACTACGTTAGGAATGGTATTGTTTAACAATTACCTAAATGTGCTCTTTCTCTCGAgcaatatacacactaaataggcacagtaaattgagagctcttcaattaacaataatgaaaatatagttgaacaagtagagaaaaatcaaaggcaaatctatattaaacataCTAGAGAATTATCCTCCAAGAGGTTCTATCAAACCTTAGATtaaagagtttagctactcataaatacaacaacaatcaaCATAATGTTTAAAAACATGAAACTACTAAGTAAAGAGATAAAGGAAGGGAAAACTCGTTTGATTCTTGCTCCACAGTGCTTGGCAGCctatttcttctccaaaatcatGTTCAACCCTAGAATAACTCATTTGGGGAGTATTTACGTCAATCCCTCGGTCCAATTTTGGGTTTGGGTCTTTTAACCCGCGACTTTTAATTACCGTGCTATAGACCTCgtgaagcctggtctatagcgcggtcgacctggctatagacctcgcaaaGACTGGTCTACAGCacggtcaacctggctatagaccttgtaaagcctggtctgtagcacgGTTTGGATACTTGATGtttttgtgctcttttcttgtatttttgtcaTCTTTTTGTGCAATTTTTGTTTGATGATTCCTTTCgatgttcctacacataaaacaacacaatTTAGCTCAAATATCACATAATAACTCATTAGACCAATAAAATATAGGGCGAGTAATGTGCTAAAAGTAAAGCATTTTGGCATCACATCAGGCAccatcgtggctaatgaacgagaagtaaaaatcaaaggtgatatttgagatcatatgagttacaagaAATTTCAGTATTCGTGGCcaacaagataagccaagtattcatgcaacaagtggcagaacgaccaggaaaagtaattgcttacatttaatggcaactgagaaggcacgaaaggacaTCTTTGGTGCTAGCAATTTAAAGAAAgattgtgagtagtataaatagatatgtgtaggtcgcaagctaaagtatgatagagcgacaaggttttaggtagacaaGAGTAAGGTTATGAAaatgtgagtgagaaggtgaccaGAACAGGTAAGGCCTCGAGATTAAGcctatcaaaacaagagagctgatggtttccataagttatagaaagctcgaTATAGTCTAAAggaactcagaggagtctaagaatATGAGCAATTATAagagatgaaatgttgccctggtagtagaataagggtataATGGTGATAGATaaaaggatgacgtttaggcttttggatgagtaatgattttaagaaaaaggatttcatgaattgcatgggattagaatacccaTATAAGATGAATCAAGccgggatgctatgaaatacggttattgaagtatagtatcacccctaggtggatcaggaaaatcactgcagatgttccccgatgagacgtgagacctagtgacaatgtattagaGGTCTCAAGTAATCAGTAGTACAtatagatcaatattaaggtgaatcaacaacaGATGGATAAAAATTCCAAAGTATAAGAGGAGGTTATGATGAcattctttagatgaacagtaataatgaagcattaaaggacttagatttatacatatgggataagcagtgagagagtaacctgtagttgggtagcagacctcggtaataataaaccgaagtaagtgttatagtacggtatgacctacctagatgcagtaaagccaTAAGGACAGATAACCAAGGCTAGGAAACAAAATATGGCAATAGTGGTacattcaacaaagtacc
Proteins encoded in this window:
- the LOC107772792 gene encoding shaggy-related protein kinase eta gives rise to the protein MADDKEMSAPVMDGNDAVTGHIISTTIGGKNGEPKQTVSYMAERVVGTGSFGIVFQAKCLENGETVAIKKVLQDRRYKNRELQLMRTLDHPNVVCLKHCFYSTTSKDELFLNLVMEYVPETMYRVLKHYSNMNQRMPLIYVKLYTYQVFRGLAYMHTVAGVCHRDLKPQNVLVDPLTHQVKICDFGSAKVLVKGEANISYICSRFYRAPELIFGATEYTTSIDIWSAGCVLAELLLGQPLFPGENAVDQLVEIIKVLGTPTREEIRCMNPNYTDFRFPQIKAHPWHKVFHKRMPPEAIDLASRLLQYSPSLRCTALEACAHPFFDELREPNARLPNGRPLPPLFNFKQELSGASADLVNRLIPDHIKRQMGLHLFASHGDMT